Proteins from one Triticum aestivum cultivar Chinese Spring chromosome 7A, IWGSC CS RefSeq v2.1, whole genome shotgun sequence genomic window:
- the LOC123151689 gene encoding translation initiation factor IF-2: MIAGRGTAPQQPPTPVTDASRGRGRGRCRRRGNNQSSSPAPSSPRPPPMPAPAPGANSWTGLVQAWPMAWRAPGSGVLGPRPGTPHQQAMMAAPTMPMPSLYGYGAPGALPGYGPPAGYRHPGASSSSSPVPAWDMASLQAALHSATAGPSSSGTSQEWYLDSGAASHMSSSPGPSNQGGDPPM; the protein is encoded by the exons ATGATCGCCGGGCGCGGCACCGCCCCGCAGCAGCCACCTACTCCGGTCACCGACGCCTCACGTGGGCGCGGGCGCGGACGCTGCCGCAGACGCGGCAACAACCAGTCCTCCTCGCCGGCCCCCTCTTCACCACGGCCGCCGCCCATGCCCGCTCCAGCGCCCGGGGCCAACTCCTGGACCGGTCTCGTCCAGGCCTGGCCAATGGCCTGGCGCGCCCCCGGCTCTGGTGTCCTCGGGCCGCGGCCTGGCACGCCCCATCAGCAGGCTATGATGGCTGCACCGACCATGCCCATGCCTTCTCTGTACGGCTATGGCGCTCCCGGCGCGCTCCCTGGCTATGGTCCGCCTGCTGGCTACAGGCACCCCGGGGCGAGCTCGTCGTCCTCGCCGGTTCCTGCCTGGGACATGGCCTCTCTGCAGGCCGCGCTTCACAGCGCCACCGCCGGGCCGTCGTCTTCCGGCACCTCCCAGGAATGGTACCTCGACTCTGGGGCCGCGTCACACATGTCATCCTCGCCTG GACCTTCGAACCAAGGCGGTGATCCTCCGATGTAA